In the genome of Candidatus Phytoplasma solani, the window ATTGATAAGTAAATAAAAAAACACCACAAAAAATAGTTTTGTGGTATTTTGAAGAGTAACTTTTATTTTCCTAAATATTTTAATAAACTACGCTTTTTACTGTTTTTCATAAAAAGACCTCTTTTAGAATGGAAATCATGAGGATGTTTTTTAAGATGTTCGCTTAGTTTTTTAATTTCTTCTGACAAAATAGCAATTTGCACTTCAGAAGAGCCTGTGTTTTTTGGAAAACTAACAGTTGATTTAATAATTTCTTCTTTTTGTTTTTTAGTTAATGACACTAATTTACCTCCTTATTTTAATTAATTTTTTTAAGTAAAAAAAACTAAACTTTTAAAAATTGATCCACATTTAAAACAAAAATAGTGGCTCCCCCAATAGAAATTTCTGTTGGCAAAGAACTATAAGCTGAAAATTGATTCATAATACTATTAGGAATCAATTGAGTTTTTTTTTTGGAATGTTTACCAATGATGTCTAAAGC includes:
- the rpsO gene encoding 30S ribosomal protein S15, coding for MSLTKKQKEEIIKSTVSFPKNTGSSEVQIAILSEEIKKLSEHLKKHPHDFHSKRGLFMKNSKKRSLLKYLGK